In Oryza sativa Japonica Group chromosome 1, ASM3414082v1, the genomic stretch TGATAAACTGTacaattttctatatatagtttttatCTCTTGTTAGGCTTGCCCAGGCTAAAAAAATTTCTGGCTCCGCCACCGGTAGCTGGAATGAACGGAGTGGACTATTCTGCATGCTGTCCAGACCTGACAAAAATCAGTTCATCTCTGATCCGTCTTTTTTACACACTTGATGTAATCTGTAATATGGATAGACGAGACAATGCAAAACATACTAATGTCTGAaaacaagaaataaaaaatCCGGCTAGAAGAGAAGGCAAACATATTTCTTTTCCCCCGTCTTAGGCGGGCATAAATGCAAGAATCCTTCTCTTCAGCAAGTTATATGTGCAGAGTACGCAGTGCCAATCGGAAGAGAGGTATTGCAGGGATCATATGCTCATCCGATCCCACAGAAACAAACCAATAAAGGAATTACATCATACATCTGCCTGTGGTGTTCATGCAATCCACTGGCAGCTCCTCCTTAAAAGTTTCTAACCTCATGAGCATCATGAATTGCTTTATCATGAAGCAGGGAAAATTATTTGGCCGATGCAGAAGCAGAACTGCCTTTGAACTCATAAACAGCTGTACAGGATCTAGGCTGATTACACACAACACCAAGATATGCCAGAGAAGGGGAAAACTGGCGAAGGGTGCAAAGTGGAGGTGGCTCTTCAGGTCAGATTTCGGAGGGAAATTGTCCAGAGAAGATCTGCATCGGATTGTACAGTAACCTTTTCTGCGTGAACAATGTTGGATGTGCTTATCATACTCCCAAATCTCATCTTCGCTTCACCTGGAAGATAATGTAAACAACGCCTCAGGCTTCCAATAGAAATGGAGAAACACCTCCATATCACTGTAATTTTATAAGTAATGTTCTTATAGTTTCAAATAAACGATTCTTGTGACATTTAATTTTCTTGTTAACTTCTATGATTGCAATCAACTATTCATTTTTTCTTGCATCTGACACCAACTGCTAATCATGTACATATGAGATGACTGGTCCTAAATATACACAGGTACACTGAATAATGGTACTACTTCTGTACAAGATGTTTCTGTCAACATAGGTAAATCAGTAAATGTGCTTGATGGTACCATGCTGAATAGTGATTGTTGGGAGTGATTTTCATGTGTACATAGAGGCATGTAGTTTGATGGGATGAATTAGGACCAAATTAAGATGGTAGAAATATCTACAGTAGATCTGAGCACTTGTGGCTAGTGCTGTCAACATAACCATTGTTGCTAAGGCTTTGGTAATAGGTTAGCCAACAAGCCACTGGTAGTGGGACTTAGCCTGATTAAATGTCAATGTTTCATTTCATAGTCCAGGTTCACCCCAGCCTGATGACATTTCAACTGATCTGTCCTCATAACCTACATCAGGTGGCCCTAAGGAAATTACTTTATCAGAAGTCCAGCGCATCGCAAGTTATTATTAGCTCTATCCAGCAGAGAAACGTCATTAGACTGGTCCAAGCATTTCCCATCAACTATGATGTATGACTGACCAAGTGTTATTGGACTGATCCGAAACATTGTCTTCTCAGATTTCAGTGGGTTATATTGAAAATTGTGAACTCATGCGAAAGTTTGGAAACAAACATCAGCTACAAAACCAAACATTTTACTCAGACTTTTAAACGCTCAGGGTTGATTTCCAGAAAAGGTAGAAAATGTTACAATATTCtgcaaaatactccctccgtttcaggttataagacgttttgactttggtcaaagtcaaactaatcTAAGTTTGACTATTtctgtagaaaaatatagtaatatttacaacaccagtatagtttcattaaatctataattgaataatttttcataatatatttgtcttgggtttaaaatattactattttttttctacaaaattagttaaacttagagtagtttgactttgaccaaagtcaaaacgtcttataacctgaaacggagggagtactaaacaaAATGTAGTTAACTGCTGTTTcttcatggaaaaaaaattatgacaaGTTCAATTCAAATGTGCTTTAGTATCTTCAGTATCCTTCTGTTGGAAAGAACTGATGCATATAGTTTAACATGAAAACTGCATGAATAAGCAACTTGGGAAAGAAATGTACTCAAGTTCCACTTCAGGCCAGTGGTTGTAGTGCTTCCAGATGGTGCTCCAACAGGAAAAAGTCCACAATGTGGCCCTTCAACAGATGACTCAATATAGATCTCATGCTTGTGTGTTTTGGGAAGAAGCCGAATCAAGCAGTCATCTGATAGAAGAACAATCCTCATGTCCGAGAACAAATACAGAATGTTGATATTAGCAGCCTCATGATCAAACCTTCCACCAAGTGCTCCAGTCACAAGAACACAAAGCTGCAGTAGTTGAGGAGCTTAATTTTCATAATAATAATCGGTATATCTGAAATTTGAGCAGATATTGAGTTTTGACATTGTAAGACATAAACAGGTCGGAGATTGCTATAACAAAAGTACCAAGTTTAAAAGGAAGTCTGCTACTCACATTTGTTTTTTCATGATCAGGTGTACAACGATGGATCCGAGAAATACACTTGTGCAAATCTGTTGTCTCTTGGTTATGTGATTTATCAGAAATTTTAGATCCCTGCATAGAGTGCAATTCAGCAAAACAATGATATCCTGAGTTCCTGATCATGTTTACAACTCAGAGAAACAGAGCAGAAAATATGCAAGGCGCCCGGGACCCTGGGcagggggtggggggggggttggggggTGGACATGTTTGCTCGAGTATTCTGCATGTTGGTCAT encodes the following:
- the LOC4326288 gene encoding thiamine pyrophosphokinase 2, with amino-acid sequence MLGRAIRSMEVMVHSSTFLLPKLHQPANSPAKKYALVVLNQNLPRFVPRLWTHAKLRICADGGANRIFDEMFQMTNDPDYESTRKRYIPEIIEGDMDSIRPEVKQFYSSQGSKISDKSHNQETTDLHKCISRIHRCTPDHEKTNLCVLVTGALGGRFDHEAANINILYLFSDMRIVLLSDDCLIRLLPKTHKHEIYIESSVEGPHCGLFPVGAPSGSTTTTGLKWNLSEAKMRFGSMISTSNIVHAEKVTVQSDADLLWTISLRNLT
- the LOC4326288 gene encoding thiamine pyrophosphokinase 2 isoform X2, with translation MFQMTNDPDYESTRKRYIPEIIEGDMDSIRPEVKQFYSSQGSKISDKSHNQETTDLHKCISRIHRCTPDHEKTNLCVLVTGALGGRFDHEAANINILYLFSDMRIVLLSDDCLIRLLPKTHKHEIYIESSVEGPHCGLFPVGAPSGSTTTTGLKWNLSEAKMRFGSMISTSNIVHAEKVTVQSDADLLWTISLRNLT